Below is a window of Lebetimonas sp. JH292 DNA.
GGATGATGTGGCCAACAGTATTTGATCCGTTTAAAGAATTACAAGATATAGAAAGAAGATTGGGAGCAGTTCTTGGAGCAAACAAACCTGTTCAAAAAGTGGAAGCTTTTACACCTGCTGTAAATGAAAAGGCAGATGAAAACGGCTATTATGTCGAAGTCGATTTGCCCGGCGTTAAAAAAGAAGATATTAATATCAGCGTAAATGAAGGAATTTTGAGTATCTCAGGTGAAAGAAAACTTGAGAAAAAAGAAGAAAAAGAAAATTATACAAGAATTGAAAGCTTTTTTGGAAGATTTGAAAGAAGCTTTAAATTGCCTTCAGATGCAGACGCTGAAAAAATTGAAGCAAAATTTGAAGATGGGGTGTTAAAAGTGTTTATTCCAAGAAAACCTAAAGCCGAAGGTAAAAAAATAGAAATTAAATAAGGGGTTTTCCCTTATTTAATTATTAATTTATAAGTGACAGACACTTATAATTGTTTATTTGTATAAATTATTAAATTTTTAATCAGTCCTACCTTTTAAAAAGTTAATTCTATTTTAATAATTATGATATAATTTGCCCCAAAAAGGGCAAAAATGTTGGAAAAAATATTTAAACTTTCAGAAAAAAACACAAATGTTTCTACAGAGGTGAGAGCAGGATTAACTACATTTTTAGCTATGATGTATATAGTGCCTGTAAACGCTTCCATTATGAGTCTGACGGGAATGCCGTTTGATGAGCTTATTACGGCAACTGCAATCGTAACTATGATTTCCACCATATTAAACGGTATCTGGTCTAATACTCCTGTAGCTATGAGTGTAGGAATGGGGCTTAATGCATATTTTACTTTTGGTTTGGTTAAAGGAATGCATATTCCATGGCAGAGCGCCCTTGGTATTGTAATGATTTCCGGACTTATATTTTTAGCTCTTTCATTTACAAAATTCAGGGTTTGGGTTTTGGAATCGGTGCCTATTGATGTAAGAAGAGCTATAAGTGCAGGTATCGGAATGTTTATAGCGTTTATAGGGCTTAAGGGAATGGGTGTTATTGTGGATAATCCAGCTACACTTGTAAGTCTTGGAAATTTTCACGATCCTAAAGTTTTACTCGGTGTTTTCGGATTTATAGTGGCTGCTGTACTTTTTGCATACAGAATAAAAGGGGCTTTTATAATAGCTATTATAATCACTTCAATAGTAGCTTGGATACTGGGTTTAGGTGAGCTTCCAAAAGGGATTGTGTCTATGCCTTCTGGAATAGGAGATATAGCATTTCATTTTGATATAAAAAGTGTGCTTACACTGGCACTTTTACCTGTTATTATGACATTTTTAATTACAGATATGTTTGATACCATCGGTACACTTGCCGGAATTGGTATGAGGGCCGGTTTATTTAAAAAAGGCAGCCGTGAACTTCAAAAAACCCTTGAAGCAGATGCTGCCGCTACCGTAATAGGAGCCAGTCTTGGTACTTCTACCACAACATCGTTTATTGAAAGTGCCGCCGGAGTTGAAGAAGGGGGAAGAACTGGGCTTACCGCTGTGGTTACTGGGCTTTTGTTTATCACAACACTGTTTTTTCTTCCTTTATATAAAGCGATACCTGACAATGCCATTTATCCTATTTTGGTAATGGTTGGGGTTTTAATGTTTAGTGAGCTTAAAAATATCGATTTTTCAGACGGAACCGTAGCTGTTACAAGTTTTATTACAGCTGTTTTAATGCCTCTTACTTATTCTATTACTATAGGTATCAGTGCGGGTTTTGTCATTTATTTAATTTTGGCTTTGTTAAAAAGAGAATTTGATAAAATAAATGTCGGAACTGTAACTCTTGCATTAATAGGATTACTTGCGTTTATTTTTCATTAATTCCTTCTTTTAAGGAAATATCATACAAAATTTTTCTTTTTTTCTCACCACTCACCACCAACCGCTCACCACCCACTAAAATTATTTATGGTATAATTCCATCCCCCTGAACAAAATAGAGGCTTTGCATCTGTTAAAAAACAGTTGCAAGGGCTGGTCTATTGACCTAAGGGGAGATAAAAATAAGTGAAAAGTTAAAAATGAAGAGTGAATTTCTTTTTCACTTTACACATCAGGAACTTAAAATAAGGGGATATTATGAAAGTAAGAGCTTCAGTTAAAAAAATTTGCCCGAAATGCAAAATCGTTAAAAGAAAAGGCGTTGTCAGGGTAATTTGTGAAAATCCAAGACATAAACAAAGACAAGGATAAAATATGGCAAGAATTGCAGGTGTGGACTTACCAAAAAACAAAAAAGTAGAATATGCGCTTCCGTATATTTACGGAATTGGATTAACTCTTAGTAGAAAAATTCTAAAAGACACTGGGATTGATCCAAACAAAAGAGTTTATGAACTAAGCGAAGAAGAAGTTTCAACATTAAACAAAGAAATTCAAAATAATTACATAGTTGAAGGTGAACTTAGAAAAATAGTTCAGCTTAATATCAAAGAACTTATGGATTTAGGGTGTTATAGAGGTTTAAGACACAGACGTGGCCTTCCTGTAAGAGGACAAAGAACAAAAACTAATGCAAGAACCAGAAAAGGTAAGAAAAAAACTGTTGGTGCAAAAGCAAAATAAAGGGTGAATGATGGCAAAAAGAAAAGTAGTTAAAAAGAAAAAAATTAAAAAACAAGTAGGACGTGGAATAGTTTATATTTCAGCTACATTCAATAATACAATGATTACTGTTACTGATGAAATGGGTAATGCTTTATGCTGGAGCTCTTCAGGGCATTTGGGATTTAAAGGAAGTAAAAAATCCACTCCGTTTGCTGCACAGCAGGCAGTTGAAGATGCTATGGCTAAAGCAAAAGAATATGGAATTAAAGAAGTAGGAATTAAAGTACAAGGACCAGGTGGCGGTAGAGAGACAGCAGTTAAAACTGTCGGTGCAATTGAAGGAATTAAAGTACTTTGGATGAAAGACATTACTCCTCTGCCACATAACGGTTGTAGACCAAGAAAAAGAAGAAGGGTGTAACGATGGCAAGATATACAGGACCGGTTGAAAGAATCGAAAGAAGACTTGGAGTAAGTTTAGAGCTTAAAGGTGAAAGAAGATTAGCTGGTAAATCTGCACTTGATAAAAGACCATACGCACCGGGTCAACATGGACAAAGAAGAACAAAAATTTCAGAATACGGATTACAGCTTAGAGAAAAACAAAAAATTAAATATTATTACGGTGTACTTGAAAAACAATTTAGAAAATTTTTCCAAGAAGCAAACAGACAAGAGGGCTCAACAGGGGAAAACTTAATTAAATTACTTGAGAGAAGACTTGACAATGTTGTTTACAGAATGGGATTTGCATCTACTAGAAGATTTGCAAGACAGCTTGTAACGCACGGACATATTTTGGTTAACGGTAAAAAAGTCAATATTCCTTCATATTTGGTAAAAGAAGGTGACAGAATAGAAATTAAAGAAAAAACTAAAAATAATACTCAAATTCAAAGAGCTTTAGAATTATCTAAACAAACTGGAATAGCCCCTTGGGTTGATGTAGATATGGATAAAAAAGTAGGCGTATTCCAAAGAATTCCTGATAGAAGTGAAGTAAACATTCCAGTAGAAGAAAGATTAGTAGTTGAGTTGTACTCTAAATAATAGGGGTTAAAAAATGAATAAAATTAAAACAGAAGTTATTGTCCCAAGTGAAGTTTCATATAAAGAAGAAGAAAATAAAGCAAATATTGAAATTTATCCTTTTGAAGCTGGGTTTGGGGTAAGCGTAGCCCATCCCATAAGAAGGGTTCTTATTGCTTCCACTCCCGGTTTTGCTCCCGTTGCTATGAAAATAGAAGGGGTAAAACACGAGTTTGATTCACTAAAAGGTATGCTTGAAGATGTTGCAAGCTTTATTATTAATATTAAAAACATCAGATTTAAATTAAAAGAAGGTGACGAGGCAGTAGTAGATTATCATTTTGTAGGTCCCAAAGAAATTAAAGGGGCCGACTTGGAAAATGATAAAATAGAAATTGTTACACCTGAGAATTATATAGCCACGCTTAATGAAGAAGGCGAGCTTAAACTTACATTAATTATAAAAAAAGGGATGGGATTTGTAGCCGTTGAAAATTTCAGAGATTCTCTTCCTGAAGGATTTATAGGACTTGATGCATATTTCAGCCCGATTAAAAAAGTTGTTTATAATATAGAAAACATATTGGTTGAAGACGACCCTAATTTTGAAAAAGTTATTTTCGAAATTGAAACAGACGGACAAATTTCTCCTATAGAGGCGTTTAAAAATGCAATAGATGCGTATTTGAAACAATTCAGTATATTTACAAAAGAATTTAACATTGAAACAAAAACAGCCAAAAATGTAATTTTGGATGATACTTACGATATATTATTCGAACCGATAGAGGGCTTAAATCTCAGAAGTAGAAGTTTTAATGCGCTTGATAGGGCCGGAATCAAATATGTTGGTGAACTTGTTTTAATGGGTAAAGAAAAAATAGCCAATATTAAAAATTTAGGGGCAAAATCACTTGAAGAAATATTTGATAAATTAGATGAAATAGGATTTTCTATCAATAAAACACTGCCGCTTGAAATTAAAAAAGTTATTGAAGAAAAATTATCAAAACTTAAGGAGAATTAATGAGACACAGACACGGATACAGAAAACTGGGAAGAGACAGCGAGCACAGAGCCGCACTTCTTAGAAACTTGGCATGCGATTTGATTGAGCATGAAAAAATTGAAACAACCGTTCCTAAGGCGAAAGAGCTTAGAAGATATATTGAAAGATTAGTAACTCGTGCAAAAAATGCTGATTTTAATACGCACAGATTCATATATTCAAAACTTGGAAGCAACAAAAGAGCAAAAGCGGCGACTCAAAAATTAATTGATATTATTGCTCCTAAATTTAAAGAAAGAAACGGTGGATATACCAGAATTATTAAAACAAGATTCAGAATCGGCGATGCGGCTGAATTATGTACAATTGAATTTATTCAGGATTAACCCTCTTTTTCTTTTCCCCTATTGATTTAATTAATTTAATTTGTTATATTTAGCAAAAAAGGATAAATATGGCTGAAATTCCATTTTCCAATGAAGAGCTTAAAGAGGCTGTAGCCGGTGTAATTGAAGAGCTTCGTCCTATGCTTCAGATGGACGGGGGCGATGTTACATTGATAGATGTTCAAAAACCTGTTGTATTTGTTCAGCTTCAGGGCGGATGTGTAGGATGTGCAAGTGCCGGGGCCACGCTTAAATACGGTATTGAAAAAGCCCTTAAAGAAAAGATTTATCCGGATTTGGCAGTAATGAATGTGCCGCACGGATATGAGGATAAATTAGATGAGTTACTCAAATATTCATTCTGAAATAAAAGCTATTTTAAAAGAGGCGATTGAGAAAAAAGATTATAAAAAAGTTATGAAAATAATAAATTCCCTGTTTTTGGAAAATGATATAAATCCTGAAGCAATGAACGGTATTTTGTTTAAAGATGTAAAAGAAATTATTAAAACAAAAGAGGATTTGGAAAATATAATTCTTTCAACAAAAGTAATTTTTGAAAAAAAAGAAGAAGTGCTTGAATTTTTTGAACTTTTATTAAAGTACGGATTCAGGGAAAACGCTATTAATTATTTTGAAGATTTGATATTTAATATAGATGATTTGGATTTAATAGAAGGATTTAATACACTTTTAAAACAATGAATTATGAAAAATTAATAAATAAAAATTTAATTACAGATAATACAGAAGAATTAAATAAAAATAAATTTTTTTTAAAAACTTTTCAAAACGCCAAATATTCAAAACATATAAACTCTTTTTTAACCCCGGAAGATTTATTAAAAAACATTAAAACAAAATTTATAGGAATAACCGGTACCAACGGAAAAACAACCACCGCTTTTGTACTTGGGTATCTGCTGAAAAATTTAGGATACAATGTGGCTGTTCAAGGCACAGATGGGCTTTTTGTAAACGGAAAAAAAGTTGAAGAAAAAACGCTTACAACCCCTTCAATATTTACTACAATAAAAAGGGCTTACAGATATAAACCAGATTTTTTTATTATGGAAGTAAGCTCACACGCAATTGCACAAAACAGAATTGAAGGAATAGAATACTCGGCAAAAATATTAACTTCGTTTTCTCAGGACCATTTAGACTATCATAAATCAATGCAGGAATATAAAAAAGTTAAAGAAAGTTTTTTTCAGGACGAAGCTGTCAAAATAATTAATGGCAAGTTAAAAGTTAAAAGTGAAAAGTGTAAAGTAGAAGTAGGCGGATATGATTTTAATGTAAATTGCAAAAATTTGTATGTTTTAGAAAAACCTATAATTGAAAATATTCCAATGGCTGGAGAATTTAACAAAATGAATTTTTCTCTTGCAATTAAAACAGCTGAATTATTAACTAACTATTCACTACTCACTACTCACTATTCACTTTTTAGAGGTGTTCCCGGCAGAATGGAAATAGTATCTATTAATCCTCTGATAATTGTAGATTTTGCCCATACTCCCGACGGAATGCAAAAAGTAATAAGTTCTGTTAAAGGTAAAAAATTAGTGGTTTTCGGTGCAGGAGGAAACAGGGACAGGGAAAAAAGAGCAAAGATGGGGGCAGTTGCAGACGAACTGGCTGAATATATAATTCTTACAAACGATAATCCAAGGTGTGAAAATCCTGTTAATATAATAGAAGATATAAAAAAAGGAATTAAAAAAACGCCTTTTGAAATAATCGTAAATAGAAAAGAGGCTATAAAAAGGGCTGTTGAAATTTCAAAAAATTTTGATGCAGTTCTGATTTTAGGAAAAGGAGATGAAAAATATATGGAATTTTGCAATAAAAAAATCCCTTTTAGTGACAAAAAAGAAATATTAAAATATTTGCACTAAATTAATATTATATTAATGTTTTAATATATAATGCGAATGTGATATAATAATATAAAGATATATAAATGCAAATACCAAAAAAAGAATATTTAATTGAGTGGAATTCTGGGTTTAAGGAGATTAAATGAATATAAAAATGCTTTACAGCAAAATTCACAGGGCAACCGTAACAGATGCCAATTTAAATTATGTGGGCTCCATTACTATTGATGAAGAACTGATTGAAAAAGCAAAAATGCTTGTAGGTCAAAAAGTGGATATTGTAAATATCAATAACGGGGAGAGATTTTCCACTTATGTAATTAAAGGAAAAAAAGGCAGCGGCGAAGTGTGTTTAAACGGTGCGGCGGCAAGAAAAGTGCATGTAGGGGATAAAATTATTATTATTGCTTATGCGTCTATGGAGCTTGAAGAAGCAAAAAAATTTAAACCGTCTGTTATAATTGTAAATGACAATAATGAAATAATTGAAATTACAGATAATTTAAAGGCTGAGTGATGAAAACTATTGAAATAAAAATAAACAATACCTATTTAGTAAATTAATTAAAAAACAAAAAAATTAAGCCTTAAATGAAATATGAAGTTAGGATTTTAGAAACTGCTAAAACAAGAAATTAAAAAATTAACAAAAAAATATAAAAATATAAAAGAAGATTTAAAGGACTTAGTAAGTATCTTTAAAACGGGATAGAATTAGGAGATTCTTTTTATAAATTAAGAATAAAAAATTCTTCTTCTAAAAGAACAGTATCTGTTATCTTTATTAAAGGAGTAAAATGTTTGGAAATATGGATTTAAACGAAATGATGAAAAAACTTCAGGAAAGTATGGCTGAGGCTGACACTAAAACATATACCGCTGCGGCGGGAGGGGGAATGGTTGAAGCAACCGCAAACGGAAAATTTGAAATAATAGATTTGAAAATAGATGATTCCCTGCTTGATGACAAAGAATCAATGCAGATTTTAATTATGAGTGCTGTGAATGATGCTGTTAAAATGGCTTTGGAAGATAAAAAAACACAGGCTCTCAATATGTTCGGCGGGCTTAATTTGGGACAATGAAAAAAATAATATTTATAATCCCCCTTTTTTTGTTTGCTTTTATAGATTTTTCTCCCTGCCTTAAAAAATATTCTTTTATTGAAATGTCAATACCTGTTTCTAAAAATTCAAGTATAGTTTTTGATAATAAAAACTGCATAAAATACGACCCTTTTACAGGAATGTGCCTGATTAAAGAAAAGAATAAAAAAACGATTAAATTTTATGATAATCCAAAGCTTGCATGGTGGATGGCATCAATTAAAAAAAATAAAATTTATGTGGGAAATTTTGCCGAGGATATGAACTTCTTAACCCCCGCAAAACTCAGTGTAAAAACACTTAAAAATTCTGTTATCTCAGATATGTTCTGCAGGGCTTATGGGATAGGCAGGGCAGACGGATTTATAAAAAGTGAATATATTAAACATTTTATAAAGTACGGCTGTTGGGGGGATGTGGGAATTGATACTGATGAAAATATGAAAATCATCTCTTTTGACCCTTTTTATGTAAAAGGGCTCAGGCTGGGAGAAAAAATAATTTCAATAAATGCCCGTCCGGCAACTCCGCAGATTTTTTCAAAATATATTTTGCTTGGAAAACCGGGAAATATTGTAAAGATTAAAACTGCCAAACATATATATAAAATCAGGATTAGAAAAAAAGAATACGGTTTTACACCTCTAATGCATTTAGGAATTGTTGTAGATAAAAATTTAACAGTTATAAAACTTCCGGATAATCTGAAAGAAAAATATTATATTAAAGAAGGAGCAAAACTGATAAAAATAAACAACAAAAAAATTTCTTCTTTCAATGAGCTTAAAAAGGTGCTTTCCACTTATAAAAATGTTACAATTACATTGAATTTTCAAGGTATAATATTAAATATTCCCTTAAGGTAAGTAATGGAAGACTTTATAAAAAAAAATTTAATTAGCGCCAAAAGCTTTCATCCCTTTTTTGAAAAAGCGTTAAACGAAATGCTAATAGCCGGAGGAAAAAGATTTAGACCGAAACTTCTTTTGGCGGTGGTAAACGCATATAATCCGCTTTTAGCGGATAATGCTAAATATGCGGCTTTTGCAATTGAACTTATTCATACATATTCTTTAATTCACGATGATTTGCCCGCAATGGACAATGCGGCTCTCAGACGGAACCATCCAACCCTTCATACAACTTATGATGAAACAACCGCTATTTTGGTCGGAGATGCCTTAAATACATATGCTTTTGAGGTTTTAAGCAAAGCCCCGTTGCATAATGATATAAAAATAGAACTTATTAAAATCCTCTCAAATGCGGCAGGTCCGAACGGAATGGTTTTAGGCCAGGCGGTTGACTGTTATTTTGAAAATAAAAAGCTTAATTTGGATGAGCTTAAATTTTTACATATAAATAAAACTGCAAAAATGATAGCTGCATCTCTTAAAATGGGGGCTATTATTGTAAATAAACCTAATTTGGCCGATAGGCTTTATGATTTTGGACTTAAACTTGGGCTTTTATTTCAAATTCAAGATGATTTACTTGATTTGCTTGATTCATCAAAAACAGGGAAAACAACGGGCGTGGATGAAAATAAAAATACATTCGTTACTGTTTTGGGAGAAGAAGAAGCAAGAAAAAAGGCGGATAATTTAGCAGGTGAAATAGAAAAAGAAATAAAAAATTTTGATGAAAATTTAAAAAATGAGCTTGAAAAAATTTTAAGTAAATATTTAAATAGGCATAGAGTTATTAAAAGAAAATAAAGATTTGGAAGTGTTGCAAGGGGAGAAGATACTAAAAACAGTGATATTGATATTGTTTATATCAGATAAATTTCATACTTTTGATAACTATTTCGATTTAAAGTATAAATTAGAAGATAAATTTAAAAGAAAAATTGATTTAGCTACAAAAGAGATGATAAGAGAGGATATTATTAATGCATAGAGATAAATCTCTTTTTTTAGATGACATATTAGAATCTGTTAATGCTATTGAAAGTTATGTTGTTTATATAGATTAAGCTTTTAAAGAAGCTTATGAGAATACTTAAGATATTTAGAAATACTGTCTCTTATAAAGGAGGATAAAATAAATAGCAANAAAAAAATGGCAGATACAATAAGGTTTTTGGCGGCTGATATGGTGCAAAAGGCGAATTCGGGGCATCCCGGGGCCGCTTTGGGCCTAGCTGATATAATGGTGGAGCTCAGTGAAGTTATCAATCTGACCCCGCATAACCCTCATTTTATAAACAGGGACAGACTGGTGTTTTCAGGCGGGCATGCAACGCCGCTTATTTATTCAATGCTTTATTTATGGGGATATGATATTACAATGGATGATTTGAAAAATTTCAGGCAGCTTGGCAGCATTACCCCGGGTCATCCAGAATTCGGGCATACTCCTGGGATTGAAGTGACAACTGGACCTCTTGGTCAAGGCGTGGCAAATGCCGTAGGCTTTGCAATGGCCAAAAAATTTTTACATAAAAAATTTCCGGAAATTAGCCATAAAGTGTGGTGTCTGTGCGGTGACGGGGATTTGGAAGAGGGCATAAGTTATGAAGCCTGTTCAATTGCCGGAAGCGAAGGGCTTGAAGATTTGATTTTAATATACGACAGTAATAATATTTCTATTGAAGGCGAGGTCAGCAAAGTATTTAAAGACGATATTAAAAAAAGGTTTGCTTCCCAAAATTTCAGAGTGCTTGAAATGAATGGGCATGATTATGAAGATATTGCCAAAACACTTAAAAAAGCACTTCAAACGGACGGAAGACCTACTATTATAATAGCAAAGACAATTATCGCAAGGGGTGCTGTCGGGCTTGAAGGAAGCGAAAAAACACACGGCGCGCCTCTTGGTGAAGATGTTATAAAGAAAAGTAAAAAAGCAGCCGGATTTCCTGATGATAAAACTTTTTTTGTGCCTGATGATGTACTGGTCAGGTTCAGATGTGTAAAAGAAAAAGGTGAATTATTAGAAGCCGAATGGAGAAAAAAAGCAAATACCCAGGAAATTGAAGAATTTTTTAACAGGGATTTTAGTAAAATTAAATGGCCTGAATTTGAAAAAAATGTCAGCCTTGCCACAAGAAAAAGCAACGGAGAAATTTTAAATGCAATTGCAAAGGCAGTTCCGTCTTTTCTTGGCGGAAGTGCGGATTTGGCCCCGTCAAACAACACCCATTTAAAAGATGAAGATGATTTTCCTCACGGGAGAAATTTACATTTCGGTATCAGGGAACACGCAATGGGGGCTATAAACAATGCCTTTAGCGCATACGGGTTTTTGCCTTACGCTGCCACATTTTTGGTATTTAGCGATTATTTAAGAGGAGCGCTTAGAATATCGGCGCTAAGTTCACATAAAAATTACTGGATATTCACACATGATTCCATTGCACTCGGGGAAGACGGGCCGACCCATCAGCCGGTTGAGCATTTAACGGCGCTTAGGGCTGTTCCTAATCTTTATGTTTTCAGACCCGCAGATGCGAATGAAAATGTAAACTGTTGGAAGACGGCACTTAATATCGACGCACCGGTTGCTTTTGCCCTTAGCCGTCAGGGGCTTAAAAACATTACTCCAAAAGATGTTGATTTAAGCATGGGGGCTTATGTTTTAAAAGAAGGTGACGGGGTTACACTCCTTGCAAGCGGAAGTGAAGTGAATTTAGCAATGGAAGTTGCTGAGGAAATTGATGCAAGGGTTGTAAGTGTGCCTTGTTTTGATCTGTTTGATAAACAGACACAGGAATTTAAAAAAGGGCTCTTAAAAGGAAAAGTTATTGCCATTGAAGCCGCACGGGGGCTTGAATGGTATAAATATGCCGATATGGTGATTGGAATGGAAAGTTTTGGCGCAAGTGGAAAGGGAAGTGAAGTTTATAAATATTTCGGATTTGACGCTGAAAAAATTATAAATAAAATAAAGGATAACAAATGATTTTAGCAACACCGGGACCTGTTGAAATCCCTTATTTTGTAAGGGAAACTTTTTTAAAAGAGACAATACACCACAGAACGCCTGAATTTAAACAGATTCTGCTTGATACTCTTGAAAGATTCAAAAAAGTGACCCATCTGCCCGAAGCCGTATTTTTAACAAGTTCCGGAAGCGGGGCTATGGAGGCGGCTGTAACAAACATTGTAAAACAAAAAGCCCTAACAGTAAATGCCGGAAAATTCGGTGAAAGATGGGGAAAAATCTGCAATGCGTTTAATATCCCTTTCAGGGAAATAAAATATGACTGGGATACCCCTGCTGCGGCAGATGATATTGTTGCAGCTGTCGAGGAAGATGAAGAAATAGATTCAATATTTATTCAGATTTGTGAGAGTGCGGGAGGGCTCAGGCATCCGGTTGAAGAAATTGCGGCCGAAGTTAAACTGATAAACCCCGATATCATAATAGTGGCAGATGCTATCACCGCTATGGGGGTTGAAGATATAGATACCGCAAATATCGATGTTTTGGTAGGCGGAAGCCAAAAGGCGTTTATGCTTCCTCCGGGGCTTGCAATGTTAGGTTTCAGTGAAAAAGCCGTTGAAAGGATAGGAAGCGGAAAAGGATTTTATTTTAACCTTGCAAATGAAATAAAAAAACAGCGTGAGGGCTCAACATCTTTTACACCAGCAACAAGTCTGGTTATTGCATTGAATGAAGTGCTTAAAAAATTAGAGAAAATAGGGTTTGAGAAGCATTATGAAACAACGGCTAAAAGACACAGTGCACTGCTTGCGGCTATTGAAGAAATAGGACTTACTGTTTTTCCTCAGGTGCCGGCACCTTCAATGGCTGCGGTTTACAGTGAAAAAGTGGAGGAAATCAGAAAAATATTGAAAGAAAAATATGAAATCAATGTTGCGGGAGGCCAGGATTTTATGAAAGGCAAACTCTTTAGAATCAACAATATGGGAATAATAGAAGAAAATAAAATGGAGTATATTGTTAATTCACTTGAACTTGCTTTAGATGAGCTTGGAATCAGAAAATATGACGGCAGTGCACTCAGAACATATACCGAGGAGAGAAAATAGATGATTTTTAAACATGAAATCCCGTCCGGGAGCAGATTTTATTTCGGCAGTAGTGCTAAAATAAAAAGGGAAATAGAAAATGTGGCAAGTGAAGTTTTTGATGCCAATGAGTTCGAAGAAATAATCACACCCTATTTTTCCTACCATCAGCAAATTGCATTAAGTGAAAAAGATATTATAAAATTAACCGATACCCAAAATAGAAATTTGGCCCTGAGGGCCGATTCTTCCATCGATGTAATAAGGCTTGTTATTAAAAGGCTTAAAACCGAAGCTAAAAAATGGTTTTATATTCAGCCTGTTTTCAGATATCCGAGTCATGAAATATATCAAATAGGTGCTGAATGGCTTGAAGGGGATTTAAAGGAAA
It encodes the following:
- a CDS encoding DNA-directed RNA polymerase subunit alpha; translated protein: MNKIKTEVIVPSEVSYKEEENKANIEIYPFEAGFGVSVAHPIRRVLIASTPGFAPVAMKIEGVKHEFDSLKGMLEDVASFIINIKNIRFKLKEGDEAVVDYHFVGPKEIKGADLENDKIEIVTPENYIATLNEEGELKLTLIIKKGMGFVAVENFRDSLPEGFIGLDAYFSPIKKVVYNIENILVEDDPNFEKVIFEIETDGQISPIEAFKNAIDAYLKQFSIFTKEFNIETKTAKNVILDDTYDILFEPIEGLNLRSRSFNALDRAGIKYVGELVLMGKEKIANIKNLGAKSLEEIFDKLDEIGFSINKTLPLEIKKVIEEKLSKLKEN
- a CDS encoding Hsp20/alpha crystallin family protein, which codes for MWPTVFDPFKELQDIERRLGAVLGANKPVQKVEAFTPAVNEKADENGYYVEVDLPGVKKEDINISVNEGILSISGERKLEKKEEKENYTRIESFFGRFERSFKLPSDADAEKIEAKFEDGVLKVFIPRKPKAEGKKIEIK
- a CDS encoding UDP-N-acetylmuramoyl-L-alanyl-D-glutamate--2,6-diaminopimelate ligase, with translation MNYEKLINKNLITDNTEELNKNKFFLKTFQNAKYSKHINSFLTPEDLLKNIKTKFIGITGTNGKTTTAFVLGYLLKNLGYNVAVQGTDGLFVNGKKVEEKTLTTPSIFTTIKRAYRYKPDFFIMEVSSHAIAQNRIEGIEYSAKILTSFSQDHLDYHKSMQEYKKVKESFFQDEAVKIINGKLKVKSEKCKVEVGGYDFNVNCKNLYVLEKPIIENIPMAGEFNKMNFSLAIKTAELLTNYSLLTTHYSLFRGVPGRMEIVSINPLIIVDFAHTPDGMQKVISSVKGKKLVVFGAGGNRDREKRAKMGAVADELAEYIILTNDNPRCENPVNIIEDIKKGIKKTPFEIIVNRKEAIKRAVEISKNFDAVLILGKGDEKYMEFCNKKIPFSDKKEILKYLH
- the rplQ gene encoding 50S ribosomal protein L17, whose product is MRHRHGYRKLGRDSEHRAALLRNLACDLIEHEKIETTVPKAKELRRYIERLVTRAKNADFNTHRFIYSKLGSNKRAKAATQKLIDIIAPKFKERNGGYTRIIKTRFRIGDAAELCTIEFIQD
- the rpsK gene encoding 30S ribosomal protein S11, producing MAKRKVVKKKKIKKQVGRGIVYISATFNNTMITVTDEMGNALCWSSSGHLGFKGSKKSTPFAAQQAVEDAMAKAKEYGIKEVGIKVQGPGGGRETAVKTVGAIEGIKVLWMKDITPLPHNGCRPRKRRRV
- the rpmJ gene encoding 50S ribosomal protein L36, whose protein sequence is MKVRASVKKICPKCKIVKRKGVVRVICENPRHKQRQG
- the rpsM gene encoding 30S ribosomal protein S13, which codes for MARIAGVDLPKNKKVEYALPYIYGIGLTLSRKILKDTGIDPNKRVYELSEEEVSTLNKEIQNNYIVEGELRKIVQLNIKELMDLGCYRGLRHRRGLPVRGQRTKTNARTRKGKKKTVGAKAK
- a CDS encoding NCS2 family permease; amino-acid sequence: MLEKIFKLSEKNTNVSTEVRAGLTTFLAMMYIVPVNASIMSLTGMPFDELITATAIVTMISTILNGIWSNTPVAMSVGMGLNAYFTFGLVKGMHIPWQSALGIVMISGLIFLALSFTKFRVWVLESVPIDVRRAISAGIGMFIAFIGLKGMGVIVDNPATLVSLGNFHDPKVLLGVFGFIVAAVLFAYRIKGAFIIAIIITSIVAWILGLGELPKGIVSMPSGIGDIAFHFDIKSVLTLALLPVIMTFLITDMFDTIGTLAGIGMRAGLFKKGSRELQKTLEADAAATVIGASLGTSTTTSFIESAAGVEEGGRTGLTAVVTGLLFITTLFFLPLYKAIPDNAIYPILVMVGVLMFSELKNIDFSDGTVAVTSFITAVLMPLTYSITIGISAGFVIYLILALLKREFDKINVGTVTLALIGLLAFIFH
- the rpsD gene encoding 30S ribosomal protein S4 is translated as MARYTGPVERIERRLGVSLELKGERRLAGKSALDKRPYAPGQHGQRRTKISEYGLQLREKQKIKYYYGVLEKQFRKFFQEANRQEGSTGENLIKLLERRLDNVVYRMGFASTRRFARQLVTHGHILVNGKKVNIPSYLVKEGDRIEIKEKTKNNTQIQRALELSKQTGIAPWVDVDMDKKVGVFQRIPDRSEVNIPVEERLVVELYSK
- a CDS encoding NifU family protein; this translates as MAEIPFSNEELKEAVAGVIEELRPMLQMDGGDVTLIDVQKPVVFVQLQGGCVGCASAGATLKYGIEKALKEKIYPDLAVMNVPHGYEDKLDELLKYSF